In Pseudomonas fluorescens NCIMB 11764, a single window of DNA contains:
- a CDS encoding ABC transporter ATP-binding protein: protein MSAKLSIQDLHKAFGAVKATNGASLELAEGELHAIIGPNGAGKSTLIAQIAGEVFPDHGQIHLNGQDITRVPAWQRPRLGLARAFQVSQLYTEFTLLENVALAIAARDGKTFGMWRPLSRDTRLLEPALGYLQQVGLGARAQDPVHELSHGERRQLEIALALAQEASVLLLDEPMAGMGADESARMTELLHSLKGRYAILLVEHDMDAVFALADRITVLVYGQTVLTGSVEQVRNDPQVRAAYLGEEHA, encoded by the coding sequence ATGAGCGCAAAACTGTCGATTCAGGATTTGCACAAGGCCTTCGGTGCGGTGAAAGCCACCAACGGCGCCAGCCTTGAACTGGCCGAAGGCGAGTTGCACGCCATCATCGGCCCGAACGGCGCCGGTAAATCCACGCTGATCGCGCAGATCGCCGGGGAAGTTTTCCCAGACCATGGCCAGATCCATCTCAATGGTCAGGACATCACCCGCGTACCAGCCTGGCAGCGGCCGCGCCTGGGACTGGCGCGGGCATTCCAGGTCAGTCAGCTGTACACCGAGTTCACCCTGCTGGAGAACGTCGCCCTGGCTATCGCCGCTCGTGACGGCAAGACGTTCGGCATGTGGCGTCCGCTGAGCCGCGACACTCGCCTGCTGGAACCGGCGCTGGGCTACTTGCAGCAAGTGGGCCTGGGCGCTCGCGCGCAAGACCCGGTCCACGAGCTTTCCCATGGCGAACGACGGCAACTGGAGATCGCACTGGCACTGGCTCAGGAAGCATCGGTGCTATTGCTCGACGAGCCTATGGCCGGGATGGGGGCCGACGAATCCGCGCGCATGACCGAGTTGCTGCACAGCCTCAAGGGCCGCTACGCAATCCTGTTGGTGGAACATGACATGGACGCGGTTTTCGCCCTCGCCGACCGTATCACTGTGCTGGTCTACGGTCAGACGGTGCTGACCGGCAGCGTCGAACAAGTGCGCAACGACCCGCAAGTGCGGGCCGCCTACCTGGGAGAAGAACATGCTTGA
- a CDS encoding branched-chain amino acid ABC transporter permease, whose product MSPRLIIDLACLATFACMPLLAHWLHEPYLVSFFTRLAIYGMAAISLDLLIGYGAMVSFGHAAFFGLGGYIVGIVAFHTSQGMPLWGWEGSNSALVVWPLALLVCALLSLLVGYLSLRTSGVQFIMITLAFGQMLYFVLGSLSLYGGDDGILLNERNTLGALDLGDANHFYYLCVALLTGWLLLCRRLVNSRFGFVLRGLKQSERRSVSLGLKPLRYRLTAFVIAGTGGGLAGILWANYALFVSPDMGAWHKSGELMAMVILGGVGTLLGPLLGAATYLGLEQVLSQWTEHWMLIFGPLLLLVVLFGKKGVYGLLLSLLQRKQNVVAVKSNTAVEARP is encoded by the coding sequence ATGTCACCACGCCTTATCATTGACCTTGCGTGCCTGGCGACCTTCGCCTGCATGCCGCTGCTGGCCCACTGGCTGCACGAACCCTACCTGGTCAGCTTCTTCACCCGCCTTGCGATCTACGGCATGGCGGCCATCAGCCTGGACTTGCTGATCGGCTACGGCGCCATGGTCAGCTTTGGCCATGCGGCGTTCTTCGGACTGGGCGGTTACATCGTCGGCATCGTTGCCTTCCACACGTCACAAGGCATGCCGCTGTGGGGCTGGGAAGGCAGCAACAGCGCGCTGGTGGTGTGGCCTCTGGCCCTGCTGGTATGTGCGTTGCTTTCGTTGCTGGTGGGTTATCTGTCGCTGCGTACCAGCGGCGTGCAGTTCATCATGATCACCCTCGCGTTCGGCCAGATGCTCTACTTCGTGCTCGGCTCGCTGTCGCTGTACGGCGGTGACGACGGCATCCTGCTCAACGAGCGCAATACCCTCGGCGCACTGGACCTGGGCGACGCCAACCACTTCTACTACCTGTGTGTAGCGCTGCTGACCGGTTGGTTGCTGTTGTGCCGGCGACTGGTCAATTCGCGTTTCGGTTTTGTTCTACGCGGGCTCAAGCAGAGCGAGCGGCGCAGCGTCAGCCTGGGCCTCAAACCCTTGCGCTATCGCCTGACGGCCTTTGTGATCGCGGGCACCGGCGGTGGCCTGGCGGGAATTCTGTGGGCCAACTACGCGCTGTTCGTCAGCCCCGACATGGGCGCCTGGCACAAGTCCGGCGAGTTGATGGCGATGGTGATCCTCGGCGGCGTCGGCACCCTGCTCGGCCCGCTGCTGGGCGCGGCCACCTACCTGGGCCTTGAACAAGTGCTGAGCCAGTGGACCGAACACTGGATGCTGATTTTCGGCCCGCTGTTGTTGCTGGTGGTGCTGTTCGGCAAAAAAGGCGTTTACGGACTGCTGCTGAGCTTGCTGCAGCGCAAACAGAACGTGGTTGCCGTCAAATCGAACACCGCCGTGGAGGCACGCCCATGA
- a CDS encoding branched-chain amino acid ABC transporter permease, with amino-acid sequence MLLLEQILNGLQYSALLFLLASGLTLIFGIMGVINLAHGAFYMVGAFCAAYTAMATGSFWLGGLAALIGSACYGALIETSIMRHLYKRDHLDQVLATLAVVFFSNELLTLIFGRSPPAMPTPEWYSSFVQVLPGLMYPVSRLLFIAAGLVVAVGMWLLINHTRLGMLIRAGADDHEMVGALGVNIARLYTLVFVFGCVLCGLAGFMAAPLLSVEIGMGEKILITTFVVIVVGGVGSVRGALVGALLIGMVDSLGRAYIPPLLDQLLPSETSGTLSAGLISASAYIVMALVLLVRPRGLLPARA; translated from the coding sequence ATGTTATTGCTCGAACAGATTCTCAACGGCCTGCAATACAGCGCCTTGCTGTTTCTGCTGGCCTCGGGCCTGACCCTGATTTTCGGCATCATGGGCGTGATCAACCTCGCCCACGGTGCCTTTTACATGGTCGGCGCCTTCTGTGCCGCCTACACCGCCATGGCGACCGGCTCGTTCTGGCTGGGCGGCCTGGCCGCGCTGATCGGCTCGGCCTGCTATGGCGCGCTGATTGAAACGTCGATCATGCGTCACCTCTACAAACGCGATCACCTGGATCAGGTGCTGGCGACGCTGGCCGTGGTGTTTTTCAGCAACGAATTGCTGACCCTGATCTTCGGTCGCAGCCCACCGGCGATGCCCACGCCCGAGTGGTATTCCAGTTTTGTCCAAGTGCTGCCGGGATTGATGTACCCGGTCAGCCGACTGCTGTTCATCGCCGCAGGGCTGGTGGTGGCGGTCGGCATGTGGCTGCTGATCAACCACACGCGCCTCGGCATGCTGATTCGCGCCGGTGCCGACGACCATGAAATGGTCGGCGCGCTGGGCGTCAACATCGCTCGACTGTACACCCTGGTGTTCGTCTTCGGCTGCGTACTGTGCGGCCTGGCCGGCTTCATGGCGGCACCGCTGCTGTCGGTGGAAATCGGCATGGGCGAAAAGATCCTGATCACTACCTTCGTGGTCATCGTCGTCGGCGGTGTCGGTTCGGTGCGCGGTGCGCTGGTCGGGGCCCTGCTGATCGGCATGGTCGACAGCCTGGGCCGTGCCTACATTCCGCCGCTGCTGGACCAACTGCTGCCCAGCGAAACCAGCGGCACCCTGAGCGCCGGGCTGATTTCCGCCAGCGCCTACATCGTCATGGCCCTGGTGCTGCTGGTGCGTCCGCGCGGCCTGCTGCCGGCCCGTGCCTGA
- a CDS encoding ABC transporter substrate-binding protein gives MKNLVLRACLATSLCAATAAQAVEPVRIGFITTLSTPAGYLGEDSRDGFQLAIDQEGGKLGGVPVQLIVEDDGLQPAKAKQIADRMSLDGISLYTGVIFSNVLAAVINTATKDGFYVSNNTAPSTLAGEKCMANYFVASYQNDTPHEMAGVAANELGYKKMVILAPNYQGGRDALAGFKRTFKGEVTEIYTKLNQLDFSVELARVRALAPDAIFQFHPGGGGINFAKQYGGSGLSAQIPMVVPVFSMDERMLAATGDVAKGTNIVTLWNPQSDNPANQAFVKAFTEKYKRAPTVYAAQTYDTARLIGAALKTSQGNLKDQAAFRSAMKNVKFDSIRGDFSFAQNQHPVIDWYLLQVQAGADGKLIEVPIKTLATRHVDSYAAQCSI, from the coding sequence ATGAAAAACCTGGTATTGCGTGCATGTCTGGCAACCTCCCTCTGTGCAGCGACGGCTGCCCAGGCCGTGGAGCCTGTCCGAATCGGCTTCATCACCACCCTCTCCACCCCCGCCGGCTACCTGGGCGAAGACTCGCGGGACGGCTTCCAGCTGGCGATCGATCAGGAGGGCGGCAAGCTCGGCGGGGTGCCGGTGCAACTCATTGTGGAAGATGACGGACTGCAACCGGCCAAGGCCAAGCAGATCGCCGACCGCATGAGCCTGGACGGTATTTCGCTGTACACCGGGGTGATTTTTTCCAACGTGCTGGCGGCCGTGATCAACACCGCCACCAAGGACGGTTTCTACGTCAGCAACAACACCGCGCCCTCGACCCTGGCCGGTGAAAAGTGCATGGCCAACTACTTCGTCGCCTCCTACCAGAACGACACCCCCCACGAGATGGCCGGTGTCGCCGCCAACGAGCTGGGCTACAAGAAGATGGTGATTCTGGCGCCCAACTATCAGGGCGGCCGTGACGCACTGGCCGGTTTCAAGCGCACCTTCAAGGGCGAAGTGACCGAGATCTACACCAAGCTCAACCAGCTCGACTTCTCGGTGGAACTGGCGCGCGTGCGTGCGCTGGCGCCGGATGCGATCTTCCAGTTTCACCCGGGCGGCGGCGGCATCAACTTCGCCAAGCAGTACGGCGGTTCGGGCCTGTCGGCGCAAATCCCAATGGTGGTGCCGGTGTTCTCCATGGATGAACGCATGCTTGCCGCCACCGGCGATGTGGCCAAGGGCACCAACATCGTCACCCTGTGGAACCCGCAATCGGATAACCCGGCCAACCAGGCCTTCGTCAAAGCCTTCACCGAGAAATACAAGCGCGCCCCGACGGTGTATGCCGCCCAGACCTACGACACGGCACGACTGATCGGCGCCGCCCTGAAGACCTCCCAGGGCAATCTGAAAGACCAGGCGGCCTTCCGCTCGGCCATGAAGAACGTCAAGTTCGACTCCATTCGCGGTGACTTCAGCTTCGCCCAGAACCAGCACCCGGTGATCGACTGGTACCTGCTGCAAGTACAGGCCGGCGCCGACGGCAAGCTGATCGAAGTGCCGATCAAGACGCTCGCGACCCGCCACGTCGACAGCTACGCCGCTCAATGCTCGATCTGA
- the antC gene encoding anthranilate 1,2-dioxygenase electron transfer component AntC encodes MTYKVAFSFADGKTLFCNVQNNEILLDAALRSGIKIPLDCREGVCATCQGRCESGQYTQDYVDDEALSASDLAERKVLTCQTRVQSDAAFYFDFDSSLCGSSGPSSLQGTVSEVRQVSPTTAIVHVEVGAAGAALDYLPGQYARLQVPGTEHRRSYSFACAPGSSNLQFLIRLLPSGVMTDYVRDRCQVGDVIHMEAPLGAFYLRHIDRPLVMVAGGTGLSAFLGMLDQIADQHGCGHPVHLYYGVREAADLCEVSRIEAYAARIPGFRFTPVVSNPNPDWPGKTGYIAEHLELAELRDQPFDLYLCGPPPMVESIKDWRQQQGLDQSRLYLEKFTESNS; translated from the coding sequence ATGACGTACAAGGTCGCCTTCAGTTTCGCCGATGGCAAAACACTCTTCTGCAACGTGCAGAACAATGAAATCCTGCTCGACGCGGCCCTGCGCAGCGGAATCAAGATTCCGTTGGACTGCCGCGAAGGGGTTTGCGCGACCTGCCAGGGCCGCTGCGAATCCGGGCAGTACACTCAGGACTATGTGGACGATGAAGCACTGTCGGCCAGTGACCTGGCCGAGCGCAAGGTGCTGACCTGCCAGACGCGTGTGCAGTCCGACGCTGCCTTCTACTTCGACTTCGATTCCAGTCTCTGCGGCAGCAGCGGCCCGAGCAGCCTGCAAGGCACCGTAAGCGAAGTGCGACAGGTATCCCCGACCACCGCCATCGTGCATGTGGAAGTCGGTGCAGCGGGTGCGGCGCTCGACTACCTGCCAGGCCAGTACGCGCGCCTGCAAGTACCGGGCACCGAGCATCGGCGCTCGTATTCCTTTGCCTGCGCGCCGGGCAGCAGCAACCTGCAGTTCCTCATTCGCTTGCTGCCCAGCGGCGTGATGACCGATTACGTTCGCGATCGTTGCCAGGTCGGTGACGTGATCCACATGGAAGCACCGCTGGGTGCTTTCTACTTGCGTCATATCGACCGCCCGCTGGTGATGGTGGCCGGCGGCACCGGGCTGTCGGCGTTCCTGGGCATGCTCGACCAGATCGCCGACCAGCACGGCTGCGGCCATCCGGTGCATCTGTACTACGGCGTGCGCGAGGCTGCGGACCTGTGCGAGGTTTCGCGCATCGAGGCCTATGCCGCACGCATCCCCGGGTTCCGTTTCACGCCCGTGGTCAGCAATCCCAACCCCGACTGGCCGGGCAAGACCGGCTATATCGCCGAACACCTGGAGTTGGCCGAGCTGCGCGACCAGCCGTTCGACCTGTACCTGTGCGGCCCGCCGCCGATGGTCGAGTCGATCAAGGACTGGCGACAGCAGCAAGGCCTGGATCAAAGCCGCCTTTATCTGGAGAAGTTCACCGAGAGCAACAGCTGA
- the antB gene encoding anthranilate 1,2-dioxygenase small subunit, with product MNSQLQYRVEQFLYRNAEACDAQDWDTYLAMFSDDSEFHLPQWDSEHVYTTDPKKGMSLIYYPNRGGLEDRVFRIRTGKAASTIPMPRTLHLISNVRIAPLQDDELEVRVNWSTLYYRMQTAEQFFGRATYRLRPDGESWKIARKHAVLLNDTINSVLDFYHL from the coding sequence ATGAATTCGCAACTGCAATACCGCGTCGAGCAATTTCTCTACCGCAACGCCGAGGCTTGCGATGCCCAGGACTGGGACACCTACCTGGCCATGTTCAGCGATGACAGCGAATTCCACCTGCCGCAATGGGATTCGGAGCACGTCTACACCACCGACCCGAAAAAAGGCATGTCGCTGATCTACTACCCCAACCGGGGTGGCCTGGAAGACCGGGTGTTCCGCATTCGCACCGGCAAGGCGGCATCGACCATCCCGATGCCGCGCACCCTGCACCTGATCAGCAACGTGCGAATCGCGCCGCTACAGGATGATGAGCTGGAGGTCCGGGTCAACTGGAGCACCCTGTACTACCGCATGCAAACCGCCGAGCAGTTCTTCGGCCGCGCGACCTACCGCCTGCGCCCCGACGGCGAGAGCTGGAAGATCGCCCGCAAACACGCAGTGCTGCTCAACGACACGATCAACTCAGTGCTCGATTTCTACCATCTCTGA
- the antA gene encoding anthranilate 1,2-dioxygenase large subunit gives MTTARSIEQWKSYIESCLDFRPEDGVYRIARDMFTDPELFDLEMELIFEKNWIYACHESEIANNHDFMTMRAGRQPLIITRDGEGRLNALINACQHRGTTLTRVGKGNQSTFTCPFHAWCYKSDGRLVKVKAPGEYPEGFDKATRGLKKARIESYNGFVFISLDVEGTDTLEDFLGDAKVFFDMMVAQSPTGQLEVLPGKSAYTYDGNWKLQNENGLDGYHVSTVHYNYVATVQHRQQVNAEKGLNSSDTLDYSKLGAGDKETDDGWFAFNNGHSVLFSDMPNPAVRPGYATIMPRLVKEHGQGKAEWMMHRLRNLNVYPSMFFLDQISSQLRIIRPLAWNKTEINSFCLGVVGESDADRENRIRQFEDFFNVSGMGTPDDLVEFREAQRGFQARLERWSDISRGQGKWVEGATRNSETIGIAPALTGTEFTHEGLYVNQHANWQRFLLEGLARKAAEQQPLKLREV, from the coding sequence ATGACAACTGCACGAAGTATCGAACAGTGGAAAAGTTATATAGAAAGTTGCCTGGACTTCCGTCCGGAAGACGGTGTTTATCGCATCGCTCGCGATATGTTTACCGACCCGGAATTGTTCGATCTGGAAATGGAACTGATTTTCGAGAAGAACTGGATTTATGCCTGCCACGAAAGCGAGATCGCCAATAATCACGATTTCATGACGATGCGTGCCGGCCGCCAGCCGCTGATCATCACCCGCGACGGTGAAGGTCGTCTGAACGCCCTGATCAACGCCTGCCAGCACCGTGGCACCACCCTTACCCGCGTTGGCAAGGGCAACCAGTCGACTTTTACGTGCCCCTTCCACGCCTGGTGCTACAAAAGCGACGGCCGGCTGGTAAAGGTCAAGGCGCCGGGCGAATACCCCGAAGGCTTCGACAAGGCTACCCGCGGCCTGAAAAAGGCCCGTATCGAAAGCTATAACGGCTTCGTGTTCATCAGCCTCGACGTGGAGGGCACCGACACCCTGGAAGACTTCCTCGGTGACGCCAAGGTGTTCTTCGACATGATGGTGGCGCAGTCTCCTACCGGCCAGCTCGAAGTGCTGCCGGGCAAGTCGGCCTACACCTACGACGGCAACTGGAAATTGCAGAACGAGAACGGCCTGGACGGTTACCACGTCAGCACCGTCCACTACAACTACGTGGCCACCGTGCAGCACCGCCAACAGGTCAACGCCGAGAAAGGCCTGAATTCCAGCGACACCCTGGACTACAGCAAGCTGGGGGCCGGCGACAAGGAAACCGACGACGGCTGGTTCGCTTTCAACAACGGCCACAGCGTTCTGTTCAGCGACATGCCCAACCCTGCCGTGCGCCCGGGCTACGCCACCATCATGCCGCGCCTGGTCAAGGAACACGGCCAGGGCAAGGCCGAGTGGATGATGCACCGCCTGCGTAACCTGAACGTCTACCCGAGCATGTTCTTCCTCGACCAGATCAGCTCGCAGCTGCGCATCATCCGCCCGCTGGCCTGGAACAAGACCGAGATCAACAGCTTCTGCCTGGGCGTGGTCGGCGAGTCGGACGCCGATCGGGAAAACCGCATTCGTCAGTTCGAAGACTTCTTCAACGTATCCGGCATGGGCACCCCCGATGACCTGGTGGAGTTCCGTGAAGCCCAGCGTGGCTTCCAGGCTCGCCTGGAACGCTGGAGCGACATTTCCCGCGGCCAGGGCAAATGGGTCGAAGGCGCTACCCGCAACAGCGAAACCATTGGCATCGCCCCGGCGCTGACGGGCACCGAGTTCACCCATGAAGGCCTGTACGTCAACCAGCACGCTAACTGGCAGCGCTTTTTGCTGGAGGGCCTGGCGCGCAAGGCGGCCGAACAACAACCGTTGAAACTGCGTGAGGTGTGA
- a CDS encoding OprD family porin → MLHKTWLVRGIQTVGLLTPILAQADVVSDSRLTLGTRNFYIDRDFKQDNPPHSRVGSWTQGFDLRFASGYTEGPVQFGLDAEVQYAYRLDGGGGRGDDSIIPYSRSRQEQADEYGRGGATLKMRYSKTELKVGELRPLLPVVIIDDSRQLVTTYRGGLLESKEIDGLTLTAGRLTQIGARNSSNYEKLYLQTGSGVRHGSDGLNLAGASYAFTPSLTGTYFYAQLEDIYQQHYLGITHLADLGDGYALKTDLRYFNNSEDGDALYGDIDNRSYGAMTSLKKGGHRFGVGYQRMLGDSNFPTLGGYVPQPFLVNWSRVAFIKPNEKSWQLRYDYDFAAMGLPGLSFMTRYLKGSSVDRGDNLSQAAEQERNLVLSYVVQSGPLKGVGVEAGNVVAKFSHGNDWVENRLITTYTWKFW, encoded by the coding sequence ATGTTGCATAAAACGTGGTTAGTTCGAGGGATTCAAACAGTTGGCTTGTTGACGCCAATACTGGCGCAGGCCGACGTGGTCTCTGACAGCCGGCTCACACTGGGTACCCGCAACTTTTACATCGATCGGGATTTCAAACAGGACAACCCACCCCATTCACGGGTGGGCAGTTGGACTCAGGGTTTCGACCTGCGTTTCGCCTCCGGCTATACCGAAGGCCCGGTGCAGTTCGGCCTGGATGCCGAGGTGCAGTATGCCTACAGACTGGATGGCGGTGGCGGGCGCGGCGATGACTCCATCATCCCTTACAGCCGGAGCCGTCAGGAGCAGGCCGATGAGTATGGCCGTGGCGGGGCGACGCTGAAAATGCGCTATTCGAAAACAGAGCTGAAAGTCGGTGAACTGCGGCCGTTACTGCCGGTGGTGATCATTGACGATTCACGCCAGTTGGTCACGACCTATCGCGGTGGTCTGCTCGAATCCAAGGAAATCGACGGCCTGACATTGACCGCCGGGCGGCTGACGCAGATCGGTGCGCGTAACTCCTCCAACTACGAAAAACTGTACCTGCAGACCGGCTCGGGTGTGCGCCACGGCAGTGACGGGCTCAACCTTGCCGGTGCCAGTTATGCTTTCACTCCGTCGCTGACCGGTACTTACTTCTACGCGCAACTGGAAGACATCTACCAGCAGCACTACCTGGGCATCACCCATCTGGCAGACCTGGGCGACGGCTATGCGCTGAAGACTGATCTGCGTTACTTCAACAACAGCGAAGACGGCGACGCTCTCTACGGCGACATTGACAACCGTTCCTATGGCGCCATGACATCGCTGAAAAAGGGCGGTCACCGATTCGGCGTGGGATACCAGCGCATGCTCGGCGACAGCAACTTCCCGACACTGGGCGGTTATGTGCCGCAACCGTTCCTGGTGAACTGGTCGCGGGTGGCGTTCATCAAGCCCAACGAAAAATCCTGGCAACTGCGTTATGACTACGACTTTGCCGCCATGGGTCTGCCGGGCCTGAGTTTCATGACCCGATACTTGAAAGGCAGTTCGGTGGACCGCGGTGACAACCTCAGCCAGGCAGCGGAGCAGGAGCGCAACCTGGTGCTGTCTTACGTGGTGCAAAGCGGTCCGCTCAAAGGCGTGGGCGTGGAGGCCGGCAACGTCGTCGCCAAATTCAGCCACGGCAATGACTGGGTGGAAAACCGCCTGATCACGACTTACACCTGGAAATTTTGGTAA
- a CDS encoding AraC family transcriptional regulator, translating into MTEPNVVQFRDIRIDRYDLAGARAWMAGICGPHELQTSQPNRIQFHHKANVFKSMSTTLGRMEYGTDVTIGVEDAEHLNCYSLSLPIRGEQELVKDGRRLYSNQDQGLIVTPHETQTLSMAGDCHKISVVITRMAMRQTLEGMLQRPLEMPLKFEPVMDAVNGASASWWRLARYYIDELERGHDLFSQVFFTRDIESALIKGLILSQPNNYSAELRDQLGVKLPYYLVRAKDFIESNAREDIHLEDIEAAAGVSRFKLFEGFRKHMGVSPMAYLKKFRLGAVRQEILEDASVRNISVIAMCWGFSHLGRFASEYRKLFNETPSATLQRSEARRNRSL; encoded by the coding sequence ATGACCGAACCAAATGTTGTCCAGTTTCGAGATATCCGCATAGATCGCTACGACCTGGCTGGTGCCCGGGCGTGGATGGCCGGCATTTGCGGGCCGCACGAACTGCAGACCTCGCAGCCGAACCGGATTCAGTTTCACCACAAGGCCAATGTCTTCAAATCCATGTCCACGACCTTGGGCCGGATGGAATACGGCACAGACGTGACCATTGGCGTCGAGGATGCCGAACACCTCAATTGCTACAGCCTCAGCCTGCCGATTCGCGGCGAGCAGGAGTTGGTCAAGGATGGCCGTCGGTTGTACTCCAATCAGGATCAGGGACTGATCGTGACACCGCACGAAACCCAGACACTGAGCATGGCAGGTGACTGTCACAAGATCTCCGTGGTGATCACCCGCATGGCCATGCGCCAGACACTGGAAGGCATGCTGCAACGCCCGTTGGAAATGCCGCTGAAGTTCGAGCCGGTGATGGATGCGGTCAACGGCGCCTCTGCCTCCTGGTGGCGGCTGGCCCGTTACTACATCGATGAGCTGGAGCGCGGTCACGACCTGTTCAGTCAGGTGTTTTTCACCCGCGATATCGAAAGCGCGCTGATCAAGGGGCTCATCCTTTCCCAGCCCAATAACTACAGCGCCGAACTTCGTGATCAACTGGGCGTCAAGTTGCCGTATTACCTGGTGCGCGCAAAGGATTTCATAGAAAGCAACGCCCGCGAAGACATCCACCTGGAGGACATCGAGGCGGCGGCGGGTGTATCCCGCTTCAAACTGTTCGAAGGCTTTCGCAAGCACATGGGTGTCTCACCCATGGCTTACCTGAAAAAGTTTCGCCTCGGCGCCGTTCGCCAGGAAATCCTCGAAGACGCCTCGGTGCGCAACATCTCCGTGATCGCGATGTGCTGGGGGTTTTCGCATCTGGGCCGGTTCGCCAGCGAGTACCGCAAGCTGTTCAACGAAACGCCCAGTGCCACTTTGCAGCGCAGCGAAGCCCGTCGCAACCGGTCGCTTTGA
- a CDS encoding AraC family transcriptional regulator, with product MTTFHAATANSVGLNLSLMCREPVFTSRSALETQRLMGQALVEHELDWPRGGVDTAFYRGQVASCELYALRYGGQVEIRPQPFEDFVLVQMPLRGSATLESDGMGYDVSPGEVAILSPRNQARVVWEEGCEQLILKLPRALLDASQNALADDLPSGFTLAPVSRLERPLAVRWFRLVSELLEHLPEGESSAPPSRWLQHLEQSLPLFLLSHCGVAQQESPLPRQPSRQLQKIDACMREHLVQGISLAELAVAGGVSIRSLNTLCQREYGQSPMDRLRGLRLEAAREYLLARPHTSVTEVALEFGFGHVGRFANYYRQRFGELPKQTMRSQA from the coding sequence ATGACGACTTTCCACGCGGCCACCGCCAACAGCGTGGGCCTGAACCTATCGCTGATGTGCCGCGAACCGGTCTTTACCAGTCGCTCGGCGCTGGAAACCCAGCGTTTGATGGGGCAGGCGCTGGTGGAACATGAGCTGGATTGGCCGCGGGGTGGCGTCGATACGGCGTTCTATCGCGGCCAGGTCGCCAGTTGCGAACTGTATGCGCTGCGTTACGGCGGCCAGGTAGAAATCCGGCCACAGCCTTTCGAAGATTTCGTGCTGGTACAAATGCCGCTGCGAGGCAGTGCCACTCTCGAGTCCGACGGCATGGGCTATGACGTCAGCCCGGGAGAAGTAGCGATCCTGTCTCCGCGCAATCAGGCTCGAGTGGTGTGGGAGGAGGGTTGCGAGCAACTGATCCTCAAACTGCCACGGGCATTGCTCGATGCCAGCCAGAATGCGCTGGCCGATGACTTGCCGTCGGGCTTCACGTTAGCGCCGGTCAGCCGTCTGGAACGGCCACTGGCGGTGCGCTGGTTTCGTCTGGTCAGCGAGTTGCTGGAGCACTTGCCCGAGGGCGAATCGAGTGCACCGCCTTCACGCTGGTTGCAGCATCTGGAGCAAAGCCTGCCTCTGTTTCTGCTCAGCCATTGTGGCGTTGCTCAACAAGAGTCGCCTTTGCCGCGGCAGCCCTCCCGTCAACTGCAAAAAATCGACGCCTGCATGCGCGAGCACCTTGTTCAAGGCATCTCCCTGGCTGAACTGGCGGTTGCTGGCGGGGTGAGCATTCGCAGCTTGAACACCTTATGCCAACGCGAATACGGCCAAAGTCCGATGGACCGCTTGCGCGGATTACGGCTTGAAGCCGCCAGGGAGTACTTGCTGGCGAGACCGCACACCAGCGTGACCGAGGTAGCGCTGGAGTTCGGGTTCGGGCATGTGGGGCGGTTTGCCAATTACTATCGGCAGCGCTTTGGAGAGTTGCCGAAGCAGACGATGAGGTCTCAGGCATGA